In Saccopteryx leptura isolate mSacLep1 chromosome 12, mSacLep1_pri_phased_curated, whole genome shotgun sequence, a genomic segment contains:
- the SNX10 gene encoding sorting nexin-10 isoform X2 codes for MCFTMKTSCVRRRYREFVWLRQRLQSNALLVQLPELPSKNLFFNMNNRQHVDQRRQGLEDFLRKVLHNALLLSDSSLHLFLQSHLNAEDIEACVSGQTKYSVEEAIHKFALMNRRFPEEDEEGRKENNIDYDSESSSSGFGHSSDDSSSQGCKVSTALQES; via the exons ATGTGTTTCACAATGAAAACATCCTGTGTACGAAGAAGATACAGAGAATTCGTGTGGCTCCGGCAGAGACTCCAGAGCAATGCTTTGCTGGT acaACTGCCAGAACTTCCATCTAAAAACCTATTTTTCAACATGAACAATCGCCAGCATGTGGATCAACGGCGTCAGGGTTTGGAAGATTTCCTCAGAAA GGTCCTCCACAACGCGCTCCTCCTGTCGGACAGCAGCCTCCATCTCTTCTTGCAAAGCCATCTGAATGCAGAAGACATCGAGGCCTGTGTTTCCGGGCAGACCAAGTACTCTGTAGAGGAAGCAATCCACAAGTTTGCCTTGATGAACAGACGCTTCcctgaagaagatgaagaaggaagaaaggaaaacaatataGATTATGATTCAGAAAG ttCATCCTCGGGGTTTGGACACAGTAGTGATGACAGCAGTTCACAGGGGTGTAAAGTGAGCACAGCTCTGCAGGAATCCTGA
- the SNX10 gene encoding sorting nexin-10 isoform X1, whose translation MFPEEQKEEFVSVWVRDPRIQKEDFWHSYIDYEICIHTNSMCFTMKTSCVRRRYREFVWLRQRLQSNALLVQLPELPSKNLFFNMNNRQHVDQRRQGLEDFLRKVLHNALLLSDSSLHLFLQSHLNAEDIEACVSGQTKYSVEEAIHKFALMNRRFPEEDEEGRKENNIDYDSESSSSGFGHSSDDSSSQGCKVSTALQES comes from the exons ATGTTTCCAGAAGAACAGAAAGAG GAATTCGTGAGTGTCTGGGTTCGAGACCCTAGGATTCAGAAGGAGGATTTCTGGCATTCTTATATCGACTATGAGATATGTATTCAT ACCAATAGCATGTGTTTCACAATGAAAACATCCTGTGTACGAAGAAGATACAGAGAATTCGTGTGGCTCCGGCAGAGACTCCAGAGCAATGCTTTGCTGGT acaACTGCCAGAACTTCCATCTAAAAACCTATTTTTCAACATGAACAATCGCCAGCATGTGGATCAACGGCGTCAGGGTTTGGAAGATTTCCTCAGAAA GGTCCTCCACAACGCGCTCCTCCTGTCGGACAGCAGCCTCCATCTCTTCTTGCAAAGCCATCTGAATGCAGAAGACATCGAGGCCTGTGTTTCCGGGCAGACCAAGTACTCTGTAGAGGAAGCAATCCACAAGTTTGCCTTGATGAACAGACGCTTCcctgaagaagatgaagaaggaagaaaggaaaacaatataGATTATGATTCAGAAAG ttCATCCTCGGGGTTTGGACACAGTAGTGATGACAGCAGTTCACAGGGGTGTAAAGTGAGCACAGCTCTGCAGGAATCCTGA